Proteins found in one Saccharomyces cerevisiae S288C chromosome III, complete sequence genomic segment:
- the PDI1 gene encoding protein disulfide isomerase PDI1 (Protein disulfide isomerase; multifunctional oxidoreductase of the ER lumen, essential for disulfide bond formation in secretory and cell-surface proteins, and processing non-native disulfide bonds; complexes with exomannosidase, Mnl1p, recognizing misfolded glycoproteins, and reducing disulfide bonds of demannosylated substrates to generate an unfolded polypeptide that can be retrotranslocated across the ER membrane, as part of ERAD; maintains Mnl1p solubility in the ER lumen; Ero1p activator), protein MKFSAGAVLSWSSLLLASSVFAQQEAVAPEDSAVVKLATDSFNEYIQSHDLVLAEFFAPWCGHCKNMAPEYVKAAETLVEKNITLAQIDCTENQDLCMEHNIPGFPSLKIFKNSDVNNSIDYEGPRTAEAIVQFMIKQSQPAVAVVADLPAYLANETFVTPVIVQSGKIDADFNATFYSMANKHFNDYDFVSAENADDDFKLSIYLPSAMDEPVVYNGKKADIADADVFEKWLQVEALPYFGEIDGSVFAQYVESGLPLGYLFYNDEEELEEYKPLFTELAKKNRGLMNFVSIDARKFGRHAGNLNMKEQFPLFAIHDMTEDLKYGLPQLSEEAFDELSDKIVLESKAIESLVKDFLKGDASPIVKSQEIFENQDSSVFQLVGKNHDEIVNDPKKDVLVLYYAPWCGHCKRLAPTYQELADTYANATSDVLIAKLDHTENDVRGVVIEGYPTIVLYPGGKKSESVVYQGSRSLDSLFDFIKENGHFDVDGKALYEEAQEKAAEEADADAELADEEDAIHDEL, encoded by the coding sequence ATGAAGTTTTCTGCTGGTGCCGTCCTGTCATGGTCCTCCCTGCTGCTCGCCTCCTCTGTTTTCGCCCAACAAGAGGCTGTGGCCCCTGAAGACTCCGCTGTCGTTAAGTTGGCCACCGACTCCTTCAATGAGTACATTCAGTCGCACGACTTGGTGCTTGCGGAGTTTTTTGCTCCATGGTGTGGCCACTGTAAGAACATGGCTCCTGAATACGTTAAAGCCGCCGAGACTTTAGTTGAGAAAAACATTACCTTGGCCCAGATCGACTGTACTGAAAACCAGGATCTGTGTATGGAACACAACATTCCAGGGTTCCCAAGCTTgaagattttcaaaaacagCGATGTTAACAACTCGATCGATTACGAGGGACCTAGAACTGCCGAGGCCATTGTCCAATTCATGATCAAGCAAAGCCAACCGGCTGTCGCCGTTGTTGCTGATCTACCAGCTTACCTTGCTAACGAGACTTTTGTCACTCCAGTTATCGTCCAATCCGGTAAGATTGACGCCGACTTCAACGCCACCTTTTACTCCATGGCCAACAAACACTTCAACGACTACGACTTTGTCTCCGCTGAAAACGCAGACGATGATTTCAAGCTTTCTATTTACTTGCCCTCCGCCATGGACGAGCCTGTAGTATACAACGGTAAGAAAGCCGATATCGCTGACGCTgatgtttttgaaaaatggttGCAAGTGGAAGCCTTGCCCTACTTTGGTGAAATCGACGGTTCCGTTTTCGCCCAATACGTCGAAAGCGGTTTGCCTTTGGGTTACTTATTCTACAATGACGAggaagaattggaagaatACAAGCCTCTCTTTACCGAGTTGGCCAAAAAGAACAGAGGTCTAATGAACTTTGTTAGCATCGATGCCAGAAAATTCGGCAGACACGCCGGCAACTTGAACATGAAGGAACAATTCCCTCTATTTGCCATCCACGACATGACTGAAGACTTGAAGTACGGTTTGCCTCAACTCTCTGAAGAGGCGTTTGACGAATTGAGCGACAAGATCGTGTTGGAGTCTAAGGCTATTGAATCTTTGGTTAAGGACTTCTTGAAAGGTGATGCCTCCCCAATCGTGAAGTCCCAAGAGATCTTCGAGAACCAAGATTCCTCTGTCTTCCAATTGGTCGGTAAGAACCATGACGAAATCGTCAACGACCCAAAGAAGGACGTTCTTGTTTTGTACTATGCCCCATGGTGTGGTCACTGTAAGAGATTGGCCCCAACTTACCAAGAACTAGCTGATACCTACGCCAACGCCACATCCGACGTTTTGATTGCTAAACTAGACCACACTGAAAACGATGTCAGAGGCGTCGTAATTGAAGGTTACCCAACAATCGTCTTATACCCAGGTGGTAAGAAGTCCGAATCTGTTGTGTACCAAGGTTCAAGATCCTTGGACTCTTTATTCGACTTCATCAAGGAAAACGGTCACTTCGACGTCGACGGTAAGGCCTTGTACGAAGAAGCCCAGGAAAAAGCTGCTGAGGAAGCCGATGCTGACGCTGAATTGGctgacgaagaagatgcCATTCACGATGAATTGTAA
- a CDS encoding uncharacterized protein (hypothetical protein; epitope-tagged protein localizes to the cytoplasm) produces the protein MEKKKILDAALAPRIISGVPTDGQPLSGGPLSWAWCHTTLKRWALMKTRPYKYPLSTEPPTPPSVPNSASVNHNTTTNTTLSYTRCHSTTYTKPLRERSSRPWTRSATISRLPPRSWTN, from the coding sequence atggaaaaaaaaaaaattttagacGCGGCGCTTGCACCCCGCATTATAAGTGGTGTGCCGACGGACGGTCAACCCCTTTCAGGGGGCCCCCTATCTTGGGCGTGGTGTCACACCACGCTCAAACGGTGGGCACTAATGAAAACGCGCCCATATAAATATCCGCTATCAACAGAACCCCCAACCCCCCCATCAGTGCCCAACTCAGCTTCCGTAAACCACAACACCACCACTAATACAACTCTATCATACACAAGATGTCATTCGACGACTTACACAAAGCCACTGAGAGAGCGGTCATCCAGGCCGTGGACCAGATCTGCGACGATTTCGAGGTTACCCCCGAGAAGCTGGACGAATTAA
- the GLK1 gene encoding glucokinase (Glucokinase; catalyzes the phosphorylation of glucose at C6 in the first irreversible step of glucose metabolism; one of three glucose phosphorylating enzymes; expression regulated by non-fermentable carbon sources; GLK1 has a paralog, EMI2, that arose from the whole genome duplication) encodes MSFDDLHKATERAVIQAVDQICDDFEVTPEKLDELTAYFIEQMEKGLAPPKEGHTLASDKGLPMIPAFVTGSPNGTERGVLLAADLGGTNFRICSVNLHGDHTFSMEQMKSKIPDDLLDDENVTSDDLFGFLARRTLAFMKKYHPDELAKGKDAKPMKLGFTFSYPVDQTSLNSGTLIRWTKGFRIADTVGKDVVQLYQEQLSAQGMPMIKVVALTNDTVGTYLSHCYTSDNTDSMTSGEISEPVIGCIFGTGTNGCYMEEINKITKLPQELRDKLIKEGKTHMIINVEWGSFDNELKHLPTTKYDVVIDQKLSTNPGFHLFEKRVSGMFLGEVLRNILVDLHSQGLLLQQYRSKEQLPRHLTTPFQLSSEVLSHIEIDDSTGLRETELSLLQSLRLPTTPTERVQIQKLVRAISRRSAYLAAVPLAAILIKTNALNKRYHGEVEIGCDGSVVEYYPGFRSMLRHALALSPLGAEGERKVHLKIAKDGSGVGAALCALVA; translated from the coding sequence ATGTCATTCGACGACTTACACAAAGCCACTGAGAGAGCGGTCATCCAGGCCGTGGACCAGATCTGCGACGATTTCGAGGTTACCCCCGAGAAGCTGGACGAATTAACTGCTTACTTCATCGAACAAATGGAAAAAGGTCTAGCTCCACCAAAGGAAGGCCACACATTGGCCTCGGACAAAGGTCTTCCTATGATTCCGGCGTTCGTCACCGGGTCACCCAACGGGACGGAGCGCGGTGTTTTACTAGCCGCCGACCTGGGTGGTACCAATTTCCGTATATGTTCTGTTAACTTGCATGGAGATCATACTTTCTCCATGGAGCAAATGAAGTCCAAGATTCCCGATGATTTGCTAGACGATGAGAACGTCACATCTGACGACCTGTTTGGGTTTCTAGCACGTCGTACACTGGCCTTTATGAAGAAGTATCACCCGGACGAGTTGGCCAAGGGTAAAGACGCCAAGCCCATGAAACTGGGGTTCACTTTCTCATACCCTGTAGACCAGACCTCTCTAAACTCCGGGACATTGATCCGTTGGACCAAGGGTTTCCGCATCGCGGACACCGTCGGAAAGGATGTCGTGCAATTGTACCAGGAGCAATTAAGCGCTCAGGGTATGCCTATGATCAAGGTTGTTGCATTAACCAACGACACCGTCGGAACGTACCTATCGCATTGCTACACGTCCGATAACACGGACTCAATGACGTCCGGAGAAATCTCGGAGCCGGTCATCGGATGTATTTTCGGTACCGGTACCAATGGGTGCTATATGGAGGAGATCAACAAGATCACGAAGTTGCCACAGGAGTTGCGTGACAAGTTGATAAAGGAGGGTAAGACACACATGATCATCAATGTCGAATGGGGGTCCTTCGATAATGAGCTCAAGCACTTGCCTACTACTAAGTATGACGTCGTAATTGACCAGAAACTGTCAACGAACCCGGGATTTCACTTGTTTGAAAAACGTGTCTCAGGGATGTTCTTGGGTGAGGTGTTGCGTAACATTTTAGTGGACTTGCACTCGCAAGGCTTGCTTTTGCAACAGTACAGGTCCAAGGAACAACTTCCTCGCCACTTGACTACACCTTTCCAGTTGTCATCCGAAGTGCTGTCGCATATTGAAATTGACGACTCGACAGGTCTACGTGAAACAGAGTTGTCATTATTACAGAGTCTCAGACTGCCCACCACTCCAACAGAGCGtgttcaaattcaaaaattggtgCGCGCGATTTCTAGGAGATCTGCGTATTTAGCCGCCGTGCCGCTTGCCGCGATATTGATCAAGACAAATGCTTTGAACAAGAGATATCATGGTGAAGTCGAGATCGGTTGTGATGGTTCCGTTGTGGAATACTACCCCGGTTTCAGATCTATGCTGAGACACGCCTTAGCCTTGTCACCCTTGGGTGCCGAGGGTGAGAGGAAGGTGCACTTGAAGATTGCCAAGGATGGTTCCGGAGTGGGTGCCGCCTTGTGTGCGCTTGTAGCATGA
- the GID7 gene encoding glucose-induced degradation complex subunit GID7 (Subunit of GID Complex that binds directly to central component Vid30p; GID complex is involved in proteasome-dependent catabolite inactivation of fructose-1,6-bisphosphatase; Gid7p contains six WD40 repeats; localizes to peroxisomes in oleate-growing cells; computational analysis suggests that Gid7p and Moh1p have similar functions), producing MSHTNKIAYVLNNDTEETASPSSVGCFDKKQLTKLLIHTLKELGYDSAANQLLLESGGYQNESNHIQTFFKLIKTGQFHLINWQIVCSLPLAHSSPLRSEWLQRLLIPTPTPATTSLFDHMLLQLQYLQQLMSSVNSSTCSDAEIATLRNYVEIMILVNRQIFLEFFHPVTNSASHKGPHTALPVLYLRKILKNFIEIWDSLLVSNDQFLNEENIFNPETTLRELSTYLTNPKLTAQLNLERDHLIDAISKYIDPNELVPKGRLLHLLKQAIKYQQSQDIFNIIDPDDDASFSSPPHRINLLQDNFSHDLTVTFQEWKTIQDTTDEIWFLTFSPNGKYLASATSESSRGYFITVYDVEQDFKIYKTCVSLSQSVLYLMFSPDSRYLVACPFSEDVTIYDMNATSLPDASATDSFLLYPSTRLSPMDSFKLDTTTYPDDTESSASSSSRPANANSNQSRVWCCDAFHTAERAGWMVVGSPDREAIVHSLTTKESLFSLKGRTCIALGHDENISGRKSIDPAKVLYKPTSSNGNWQYVEDDETFPRVHDVKISYDDKYVLLMTHQGVIDVYDFSGFPSKEELSKQTVDPKNFLIPRIARLDVGKNMTCISLPLNTTHQGFHRQQISESQHLVLVSLQDNELQMWDYKENILIQKYFGQKQQHFIIRSCFAYGNKLVMSGSEDGKIYIWDRIRGNLVSVLSGHSTVMSNSTKPMGKNCNVVASNPADKEMFASGGDDGKIKIWKISRN from the coding sequence ATGTCACACACTAATAAGATCGCATACGTGTTGAACAATGACACGGAGGAAACAGCCTCGCCCTCTTCCGTTGGTTGTTTTGACAAGAAACAGCTCACTAAATTACTGATACATACTCTAAAGGAGCTGGGCTACGACTCCGCCGCTAACCAGTTACTGCTAGAGAGCGGCGGATATCAAAATGAGTCTAACCACATCCAGACTTTCTTCAAACTCATCAAGACCGGCCAATTCCATCTTATTAATTGGCAGATTGTTTGCTCGCTGCCCCTTGCCCATAGCTCTCCGCTAAGGTCCGAATGGCTTCAAAGGCTGCTCATTCCCACGCCGACGCCCGCCACGACTTCACTTTTCGACCACATGCTCCTGCAACTGCAATACCTGCAACAGCTGATGAGCTCTGTAAATTCATCTACTTGTTCGGACGCAGAGATCGCCACGCTCAGAAATTACGTAGAGATCATGATTCTAGTTAATAGACAAATATTCCTCGAATTCTTCCATCCAGTCACAAATTCCGCCTCTCACAAGGGCCCTCACACTGCACTGCCCGTCCTGTATTTGCGCAAAATCCTCAAAAACTTCATCGAGATATGGGATTCCCTGCTGGTGTCTAACGATCAGTTCctaaatgaagaaaacatcTTCAATCCGGAAACGACCTTGAGAGAACTGTCGACGTACCTGACCAACCCAAAACTAACCGCGCAGTTGAACCTCGAGCGAGACCATCTGATTGACGCCATCTCCAAATATATCGATCCGAACGAACTCGTTCCCAAGGGTCGTCTCTTGCATCTCTTGAAACAGGCCATCAAGTATCAACAATCACAAGACATTTTTAATATCATCGATCCGGATGATGACGCCTCTTTCTCCTCTCCACCCCACCGGATCAACCTTTTGCAGGATAACTTCTCACACGATCTGACTGTGACCTTTCAAGAATGGAAGACTATCCAAGACACCACAGACGAAATTTGGTTTTTGACATTTTCGCCCAATGGCAAGTATTTGGCTTCTGCGACTTCCGAGTCTTCAAGAGGCTACTTCATTACTGTTTATGATGTGGAACAAGActtcaaaatttataaGACTTGCGTGAGCTTGTCACAATCCGTATTGTACCTCATGTTTTCTCCTGATAGCCGGTATCTGGTTGCTTGCCCTTTCAGCGAAGATGTTACCATTTACGACATGAATGCCACCTCCCTGCCCGATGCGTCTGCCACAGACTCGTTCCTACTATACCCTTCTACCAGGCTCTCGCCCATGGACTCGTTTAAACTGGACACCACCACGTACCCAGATGATACCGAATCATCAGCATCATCTTCCTCGAGGCCGGCAAACGCGAATTCTAATCAATCAAGAGTATGGTGCTGCGATGCCTTCCACACTGCGGAACGTGCGGGCTGGATGGTGGTTGGATCGCCCGACAGAGAAGCTATTGTACACTCACTCACCACGAAAGAGTCACTTTTTAGCTTAAAAGGCAGGACTTGTATCGCGTTGGGCCACGATGAAAACATCTCTGGGAGAAAATCAATCGATCCTGCAAAAGTCCTTTACAAACCAACAAGTAGCAATGGTAACTGGCAATATGTGGAGGACGACGAAACCTTTCCACGTGTGCACGACGTGAAAATCAGCTATGACGATAAATACGTGCTTTTAATGACCCACCAGGGCGTTATAGATGTCTACGATTTCAGTGGGTTCCCCTCCAAAGAGGAGCTATCTAAGCAAACAGTGGATCCCAAAAACTTTCTGATTCCAAGGATCGCAAGATTGGACGTGGGCAAAAACATGACTTGTATCTCATTACCGCTAAATACCACGCATCAAGGCTTCCATAGGCAACAAATATCCGAGTCTCAACATTTGGTATTAGTTAGCCTTCAAGATAACGAATTACAAATGTGGGactataaagaaaatattctcaTACAAAAGTACTTTGGACAGAAGCAACAGCACTTTATTATCAGATCTTGCTTCGCCTACGGTAATAAGCTTGTCATGAGCGGATCAGAAGATGGTAAAATTTACATTTGGGATAGAATTAGAGGTAACCTAGTATCTGTTTTATCCGGTCATTCCACGGTAATGAGTAATTCCACAAAACCCATGGGGAAAAATTGTAACGTAGTTGCATCAAACCCTGCagataaagaaatgttTGCTTCTGGCGGTGATGACGGTAAGATAAAAATctggaaaatttcaagaaattaa
- the ATG22 gene encoding Atg22p (Vacuolar membrane protein; required for efflux of amino acids during autophagic body breakdown in vacuole; targeted to vacuole via AP-3 pathway; null mutation causes gradual loss of viability during starvation) has product MSYGTINDMNESVTNYRIKKAQNNIKGWYAYSFSSEPFVVSAVSTYIPLLLQQFASINGVKVHDHSIPCLSETGSDSDKCVLGLFNNRIFVDTSSFALYVFSLSVLFQTIIVISVSGIVDLWGSVKFKGRILVWFGIVGALSTVAISKLNDTQIYSLAGLYIVANGCFGVINVVGNSLLPIFVKDSLKCQSQGAYEPDKVDSLTTVISGRGASLGYSSALIVQIVSMFLVASKKGSKQDVQVAVLFVGIWWFVWQLPMIWLIDDVTIPIRVDDSTLASARSPYPGEQDALGQLNWKNYLSYGWVSLFESFKHARLLKDVMIFLIAWFIISDSITTINSTAVLFSKAELHMSTLNLIMISVLTVVNAMLGAFMIPQFLATKFRWTSSQTLMYIIIWASFIPFYGILGFFFNAFGLKHKFEMFLLAIWYGLSLGGLSAVSRSVFSLIVPPGKESTFFSMFSITDKGSSILGPFLVGLLTDKTHNIRYSFYFFFLLLMLSLPVLNCLDVKRGRREAEELSQVLPESERRLD; this is encoded by the coding sequence ATGAGCTATGGAACTATAAATGATATGAATGAATCGGTAACGAACTatcgaataaaaaaagcccaaaacaatatcaagGGATGGTACGCTTACTCATTTTCTAGCGAACCATTTGTCGTTTCTGCGGTTTCAACGTATATTCCCTTACTACTGCAGCAATTTGCGAGTATAAATGGTGTAAAAGTTCACGATCACTCCATACCCTGCCTGTCAGAAACGGGTAGTGATTCAGATAAGTGTGTTCTTGGTTTGTTCAACAATCGGATCTTCGTAGATACTTCAAGTTTTGCATTATATGTCTTTTCCCTTAGCGTTTTATTCCAAACTATAATAGTCATTTCCGTTTCAGGGATAGTAGATCTCTGGGGGAGCGTTAAATTCAAAGGCAGAATTCTGGTTTGGTTTGGTATTGTGGGCGCATTGTCGACTGTTGcgatttcaaaattgaatGATACCCAGATTTATTCTCTGGCTGGGCTTTATATAGTGGCCAATGGTTGTTTTGGCGTTATCAATGTTGTTGGGAATTCTCTTCTGCCCATTTTTGTCAAGGATTCTTTGAAATGTCAAAGTCAAGGAGCTTATGAACCTGATAAGGTAGACTCGTTAACTACTGTTATTAGCGGTAGAGGTGCATCTTTAGGTTATTCAAGTGCCCTCATTGTTCAGATTGTATCTATGTTCTTAGTCGCATCTAAAAAGGGCAGTAAGCAGGATGTTCAAGTGGCTGTTCTTTTCGTTGGGATTTGGTGGTTTGTGTGGCAACTGCCCATGATCTGGTTGATTGACGATGTGACAATACCGATAAGAGTTGACGATTCTACATTAGCATCCGCCCGCAGTCCGTATCCCGGTGAGCAAGACGCCTTGGGTCAACTAAACTGGAAGAATTACCTTTCATATGGTTGGGTTTCGCTTTTCGAATCGTTTAAACATGCCAGACTATTGAAAGATGTGatgatttttcttattgcGTGGTTTATTATTAGTGATTCCATTACAACTATAAATTCTACAGCGGTTTTGTTCTCCAAGGCAGAACTGCACATGAGTACCCTCAATTTAATCATGATAAGTGTTTTGACCGTTGTAAATGCAATGCTGGGTGCCTTTATGATTCCACAATTTCTTGCCACAAAGTTTCGGTGGACTTCTAGTCAAACTTTGATGTACATTATCATTTGGGCAAGTTTCATACCATTTTATGGTATTCTtggatttttcttcaatgcGTTCGGTTTAAAGCATAAGTTTGAAATGTTCTTATTGGCCATTTGGTATGGATTATCACTAGGTGGCCTGTCCGCGGTTTCAAGATCAGTTTTCAGTTTGATTGTACCTCCAGGAAAAGAATCCACGTTTTTTAGTATGTTCAGTATCACAGATAAGGGGTCGTCCATCCTGGGACCCTTCCTTGTTGGACTGCTTACCGATAAAACGCATAATATTCGCTATTcgttttatttcttctttttgcttttgaTGCTATCATTGCCTGTGCTAAACTGTTTGGATGTCAAGAGAGGTAGAAGAGAGGCTGAAGAACTCAGTCAAGTTTTACCTGAAAGTGAAAGAAGGTTGGAttag
- the SRO9 gene encoding Sro9p (Cytoplasmic RNA-binding protein; shuttles between nucleus and cytoplasm and is exported from the nucleus in an mRNA export-dependent manner; associates with translating ribosomes; involved in heme regulation of Hap1p as a component of the HMC complex, also involved in the organization of actin filaments; contains a La motif; role in preventing L-A mycovirus pathogenesis; SRO9 has a paralog, SLF1, that arose from the whole genome duplication) → MSAETAAANTATAPVPEVQEQESSKSKQVNLTPAPLPTSSPWKLAPTEIPVSTISIEDLDATRKKKNRTPTPKSSTATKWVPIKASITVSGTKRSGSKNGASNGNSNKSKNNKTAASSTSSSNANRKKKHHQHNAKKQQQMKKDGFESAVGEEDSKDATSQENGQSTQQQQPPHHRNHHHSHHHNSNGPQRRKFHNSNNAGMPQNQGFPPQFKPYQGRNARNNNNNRSKYHNHFHHNQQHPQQPMVKLQQQFYPVQPVLMAINNIARQIEYYFSEENLTVDNYLRSKLSKDGFAPLSLISKFYRVVNMSFGGDTNLILAALREIVANEAATVNVAEGTLAAKEGDNVTGEAKEPSPLDKYFVRSKSWSNWLPETFETEINIEKELVGDALDQFMISLPPVPQQEEESSTELASQEQETKEDSAPVAAGESESSL, encoded by the coding sequence ATGTCTGCTGAAACCGCCGCCGCAAACACTGCTACTGCCCCAGTCCCAGAAGTGCAAGAACAAGAGAGCTCCAAGAGCAAGCAAGTCAACTTGACGCCGGCACCATTGCCCACATCTTCCCCATGGAAACTTGCTCCTACTGAGATCCCTGTTTCTACTATCTCAATAGAAGACTTGGATGCcacaagaaagaagaagaacagaACACCCACTCCGAAATCATCGACTGCTACCAAGTGGGTTCCCATCAAGGCCTCCATTACCGTCTCTGGCACCAAAAGATCCGGTTCCAAGAATGGTGCAAGTAATggcaacagcaacaagagcaaaaacaacaaaactgCAGCATCGTCGACATCGTCGAGTAATGCTaacaggaaaaagaagcatCACCAACATAATGCTAAGAAGCAACaacaaatgaagaaagatgGCTTTGAATCGGCAGTAGGTGAGGAAGATTCAAAAGACGCTACCTCTCAAGAAAATGGTCAATCTAcacaacagcaacaaccACCTCACCACCGTAATCATCACCACAGTCATCACCATAACAGCAATGGTCCTCAAAGGAGAAAGTTCCACAACAGTAATAACGCCGGTATGCCTCAGAACCAAGGCTTCCCACCACAGTTTAAACCTTACCAAGGACGCAACGCTCgtaataacaacaacaaccgCTCTAAATACCACAACCACTTCCATCACAACCAACAACATCCTCAACAACCTATGGTCAAATTACAGCAACAGTTTTATCCAGTCCAACCAGTGTTAATGGCCATCAACAACATTGCTAGACAAATTGAATACTATTTCAGCGAAGAAAACTTGACCGTCGACAATTACTTAAGGTCCAAACTCTCCAAGGATGGTTTTGCTCCATTGTCTTTAATCTCTAAGTTTTACAGAGTTGTTAACATGTCCTTCGGAGGTGACACTAACCTGATTTTAGCCGCATTGAGAGAAATTGTCGCTAACGAAGCCGCTACCGTCAATGTTGCAGAAGGTACTTTGGCCGCCAAGGAAGGTGATAACGTTACCGGTGAAGCCAAAGAACCATCTCCATTGGATAAGTACTTCGTTCGTTCCAAGAGCTGGTCAAACTGGTTACcagaaacttttgaaactgaaattaatattgaaaaagaactgGTCGGCGATGCATTGGACCAATTCATGATATCCCTACCACCTGTTCCTCAACAAGAAGAGGAATCATCCACTGAACTCGCTTctcaagaacaagaaaccaaagaaGACTCTGCGCCGGTTGCTGCCGGTGAATCCGAGTCTTCCTTATAA